ATGAAAAAATGGCTAAATCTACAGGCAACATAATAAAGATTAAAGATTTTAAAGACAAAGTTGATGGACAAGTTTTAAAACTTGCTCTAATGAGTGCCCACTACAAACAGCCATTGGACTGGAGCGAAAAGCTTCTAGAAGATTGTAAAAATACTATTGATAAATGGTATGAAGTTTATTTACCATCAAATGATAAAACAGTTTTGAATGAAGATATTTTATCTCCGTTATATGATGATTTAAATACACCTGGTTACATTGCAAAGTTACATCAGCTTTATGACAAAGCTTTAAAGGGAGGTAACGAAGAAAAAAATTTATTCGTATTAGCTTGTAATTTCATTGGTATTTTAAATAAAACAAAAGAAGAATGGATTGAGTTTAAAAAGAAAAAATCATCGATTAATGAGGGTGATATTTTAGAAATGATTGCACTTCGAAATAAAGCAAGAGAGGACAAGAATTATAAAGAAGCAGATATCATTAGAGATAAGCTTTTAGATAAAGGGGTTTTAATAGAGGACAAAGGTGGTAAAACAATTTGGAAACTAAAATGAGTAAAGAACAACTTTATATATTTGATACAACACTAAGGGATGGTGCACAAACGCAAGGTGTTGATTTTTCTATAGATGATAAATTAAAGATTGCCTTAGCTTTAGATAATTTAGGTATTGATTATATTGAAGGTGGTTGGCCAGGAGCAAACCCTACTGATACTGAATTTTTTCAAAAAAAACATTCATTTAATAACGCTAAACTAACATCATTTGGAATGACTAAAAGAACTGGTCGTAGCGCAGATAATGATCCGGGTCTAGCAGCGCTTATAAATTCAAACACGCCAGCAGTTTGTATTGTAGGAAAATCTTGGGATTTTCATGTTGATATAGCCCTTGGTATTTCTAATGAAGAAAACTTAGAAAACATCAAGGAGACAGCAAAACACTTTGTTAAAGAGAATAAAGAGTTCATGTTTGACGCAGAACATTTTTTTGATGGATATAAAGCTAATCCAAATTATGCTTTATCATGTCTTAAAACAGCATTTGATGAGGGAGCACGATGGATTGTTTTATGTGATACTAACGGTGGAACTTTACCTCATGAAGTTACAAAAATTATAACAGAAGTTTCTAAAACTATACCTGGGAAAAATTTAGGCATACACGCTCACAATGATACAGGTAATGCCGTTGCCAATTCTTTAGCTGCAGTTTGGTCTGGGGTTAGACAGGTGCAAGGAACCATCAATGGTTTAGGTGAAAGATGTGGTAATGCTAATTTAATGTCATTAATTCCTACTTTCTTTTTAAAGAAAGATTTTGCAACTAAATTTAATTTAAACATTAAACCAGATAATATTAAAAAATTAACAGAATGTTCTAGATTATTAGATGAGATCTTAAATAGAAAACCCAACAAACATCTTCCATACGTTGGTGCCGCTGCTTTCTCTCATAAAGGTGGCCTTCATGTATCAGCTGTTCAAAAAGATCCAAAAACGTATGAACATATTAACCCTGAAGAAGTTGGAAATTCTAGAAATATTGTAGTTTCTGATCAATCAGGAAAATCCAATATAATCTCAAGATTAAAAACTATTGGTATTGAAATAAAAGAAAGTGACCCTAAAATTAAAAAACTTTTAGATGAAGTAAAAGATAGAGAGTTTATTGGTTATAGTTATGACGGTGCTGACGCATCGTTTGAATTATTAGCTAGAAGAATTATTAGCAAGATACCAAGATATATATTGATTAAAGAATATGATGTTTCTGTTAAAAAAGATTCATCAGGAGCAATTGTTTCTTCTGCAAAAGCACAGCTTGAAGTTGATGGTGAAAAGATTATGTGCACAGGTGAAGGAAACGGTCCTGTTAATGCATTAGATAATGCCATTAGACAAAATGTGGATCGATTAAATAAATATTCAAAATATTTAAAAGATTTAAAATTAGTAGATTATAAAGTTAGAATTTTAAATACAGGTACAGAAGCGATAACTAGAGTTTCAATTGAAAGCACTGACTCAAAAGGTAAAAACTGGTTCACGATTGGTGTCTCAGCAAATATAATTGATGCTTCATTCAAAGCGCTGGTTGATAGCTTGGATTACAAATTGTTTAAAGATAATGCTCCAGCAAGTCTTTAATGTCATCTAATAACATTTCATTTATTTTACATCAACCCCAATTATCTGAAAATATTGGAGCTTGTGCTAGAGCTGTTAAAAACTTTAACTTTAAAAAATTAGTTATTGTTAAACCAAAACCTATTTTTCCAAATGATAAAATTCTAGCAACTTCAGTTGGTGCAAAAGATCTAATTATTAATGCTAAAGTCCATGAAACATTAGAATCTGCCTTAAAAAAAGTAGACTACGTTATTGCAACGTCTGCAAGATTTAGAAATAAAAATATAAAACACATTAATCTAGAAGACTTAAAAAAAATTGATTTTAATAAAAAGATAGCCTTTTTATTCGGTTCTGAGGCATCTGGTTTGTCTAATAATGAGATTAGTTATGCTAATTATACTATGCAAATCCCGACTAATCCTGATTTTAAATCTTTAAACTTGTCTCATAGTGTCATTATTATTGCTCACGCAGTTGCAAGTATCATTAATTTAAAGGGTGCAAAGTTTTCTAAATCAAAAAAAATAACTTTAGCTAACAAGAAGGATATTCAAGCAATGACCAATTTATGTATCAAAAAATTAGAAGAAAAGAATTTTTTTAAACCTTTGGAGAAGAGACCTATAATGCTTGAAAACTTAAGAAGCATTTTTTATAAAATGGAGCTTTCTGAGAAGGAAACGCGTATTTTGTCCAGTGTATTTGCAAGTTTGTCCAAAAAAGGTTGATTGACAAAATAATGAGTAAGTTTATAACCCCACTTAACAAATGACAAAAAGAATAAGTGCTAAACATAAAATAGATAGAAGGTTAAAGATTAACCTATGGGGAAGACCTAAAAGTCCCTTTAACAAAAGAGACTATGGTCCAGGACAACACGGTCAAGGAAGAAAAGGAAAACCCTCCGATTACGGAATTCAGTTACAAGCTAAGCAAAAATTAAAAGGTTACTATGGTAATATTAACGAAAGACAATTCAGAAATATTTACAAAAAAGCTACCATGTTAAAAGGGGATACAGGTGAAAATTTAATTGGATTACTTGAAAGAAGATTAGATTCAATTGTGTACAGAGCAAGATTTTCAACAACTGTATTTTCAGCTAGACAACTTATCAACCATGGTCACGTTAGAGTTAATGGTAAAAAAGTTAATATTGGGAGCTATGTTGTTAAAGAAGAAGATGTAATTGAAATCAGAGATAAATCCAAACAGTTAGCTTTTATTGATATTGCTTTAGCAAACAAAGAAAGAGAAACTCCAGAATACATTCAGCTAGATGAAAAAAATAAAAAAGTTACTTTTGTTAGAACACCAAAGTTTGATGAAGTTCCTTATCCAGTAATAATGGAACCTAATCTAGTAATTGAATATTACTCTAGATAGTAAATATTTATTTTTTATAATTAATTTGTTTATCCTCAAGCACTTTCTTGAGTTCACCGTTTTCATACATTTCTTTAACTATGTCACAGCCACCAACAAATTCACCTTTAATATAAACTTGTGGAATAGTTGGCCAGTCACTAAACTCTTTTATACCTTCTCTTAAAGGCTGAGATTCAAGAACATTGATCCCTTTATAATTGACTTCTAAAATTTTTAGCATGTTTGATACAGCCATAGAAAATCCACACTGTGGAGCATCTGGTGTTCCTTTCATAAATAAACATACTTCGTTTGTATCTATATGATTTTGAATTAAATTTTTTGTGCTATCGTCCATTATTGTTCCTTTGTTTTAATTGCTAATGCGTGAAGTTCGTTACCCATTTTTCCTTTTAAAGAATTATATACCATCTTGTGTTGTTCAATTTTGCTTTTTCCAGAAAATTTACTTGAAGTAATTGTTGCTGAGTAGTGATTGCTATCTCCAGCAAGATCCTGAATTTCTATTATAGCATCTGGTAAAGCTTCCTTAATAAGTGTTTCAACTTCTTTTATATCCATTGCCATTTTAATTATCCATGTAGTTAGTTAACCAATTTGTATGTGATTTGATCAAATCGTCAATTGATACTTTTGTCTTATCATCAATTATTAAACTATCTTCAATTACTGATCCAAGTTCATCAAAATGTACTGAGTTTTCTTGAAGTATTTTAGTAGCACTTTCTAGATCATCTTTGCTAATTTCCGCAATGTATCTTCCCTGGTCTTCACCAAATAAATATTCAAACTGATTAATTAAGTAATTTGGTTTTTTAAGTGTTGCACCTTTTTTACCTTTGATACACATTTTAGAAAGAGCTGTAATTATACCTCCTAAAGAGACATCATGAGCAGACTTAATATACTTTTTATCAATAAGTTTTAATATTGTTTCACCATTATTTTTTTCATTAAAAAGATTAATTTCAGGGGGAGGCCCATTTTTTTCATTTAAAATATCTCTTGCAAATAAACTTTGATCAAGATGACCTTCAGTTTTACCAATAACTAAAAGTACATTATCAGCTTCCTTTAAATCCATTGTAACCATATCTTGATAATCTTTAATTAAACCAACACCTCCAATTGCAGGAGTAGGTTTAATACCAATATCTTTAGTTTGATTGTAGAAAGAAACATTTCCCGAGACTACTGGAAATTCCAAGTAAGCACTTGCTTCACCTAAGCCTTGAACACATTCAACAAACTCACCCATATTTTCCTCATTTTCAGGACTACCAAAATTTAAACAGTTAGTAATTGCAATTGGTTTTGCACCAACTGAAATTAAGTTTCTCCAACTTTCACAAACAATTTGCTTTCCACCACTTAATGGATGAGCCCAACAATATACAGCAGATGAATCAACAGATGCTGCAACTGCTTTATTTGTGCCATGAACTCTAACAACCCCTGCATCTCCACCAGGTTTTTGAATAGTATCACCCATGACAGTGTGATCATACTGTTGCCAAATCCATTCTTTGCTACAAACATTTGGATTAGATAGTATTTTGTTTAAAACATTTTTTACCTTTAAGGTTTTAAATAGGTCTTTTTCAATCTTAATCCTTTTGGGTAGTTTCGCTTTTTTCCATTTCCGGTCATACATAGGTGAGTTCTCAACTAATGTGTTAACAGGAATGTCTGCTACTTTTTCTTCATCAAAATAAAGTTCAATTTTTTTACTTTTTGTTGTTTTACCAATAACAGCAAAGTCTAAATTCCATTTATCAAATATTTTTTTAGCCATTTCTTCTTTACCATTTTCTAAAACAATAAGCATCCGCTCTTGGCTTTCTGATAACATAATTTCATAAGGGGTCATATTTGCCTCTCTACAAGGAACTTTATTTAAATTGATTTCAATTCCTAAATTTCCTTTTGAAGCCATT
The nucleotide sequence above comes from Candidatus Pelagibacter giovannonii. Encoded proteins:
- a CDS encoding BolA/IbaG family iron-sulfur metabolism protein — its product is MAMDIKEVETLIKEALPDAIIEIQDLAGDSNHYSATITSSKFSGKSKIEQHKMVYNSLKGKMGNELHALAIKTKEQ
- a CDS encoding RNA methyltransferase, producing the protein MSSNNISFILHQPQLSENIGACARAVKNFNFKKLVIVKPKPIFPNDKILATSVGAKDLIINAKVHETLESALKKVDYVIATSARFRNKNIKHINLEDLKKIDFNKKIAFLFGSEASGLSNNEISYANYTMQIPTNPDFKSLNLSHSVIIIAHAVASIINLKGAKFSKSKKITLANKKDIQAMTNLCIKKLEEKNFFKPLEKRPIMLENLRSIFYKMELSEKETRILSSVFASLSKKG
- the rpsD gene encoding 30S ribosomal protein S4, with the translated sequence MTKRISAKHKIDRRLKINLWGRPKSPFNKRDYGPGQHGQGRKGKPSDYGIQLQAKQKLKGYYGNINERQFRNIYKKATMLKGDTGENLIGLLERRLDSIVYRARFSTTVFSARQLINHGHVRVNGKKVNIGSYVVKEEDVIEIRDKSKQLAFIDIALANKERETPEYIQLDEKNKKVTFVRTPKFDEVPYPVIMEPNLVIEYYSR
- the grxD gene encoding Grx4 family monothiol glutaredoxin → MDDSTKNLIQNHIDTNEVCLFMKGTPDAPQCGFSMAVSNMLKILEVNYKGINVLESQPLREGIKEFSDWPTIPQVYIKGEFVGGCDIVKEMYENGELKKVLEDKQINYKK
- the purL gene encoding phosphoribosylformylglycinamidine synthase subunit PurL produces the protein MIVNEQLAIDHGLKKDEYKKICDLLKRVPNITELGIFSAMWNEHCSYKSSRFHLKNLPTKGKNVIQGPGENAGVIDIGDDDAIVFKIESHNHPSFIEPYQGAATGVGGIMRDVFTMGARPIANLNSIHFGSPQHKKTKNLLRGVVHGIGGYGNCMGVPTIAGQTSFDESYNGNILVNAMTLGHVKKNKIFYSKAAGLGKPVIYVGSKTGRDGIHGASMASASFDDKIEEKKPTVQVGDPFTEKLLLEACLELMAGDSIIAIQDMGAAGLTSSSIEMASKGNLGIEINLNKVPCREANMTPYEIMLSESQERMLIVLENGKEEMAKKIFDKWNLDFAVIGKTTKSKKIELYFDEEKVADIPVNTLVENSPMYDRKWKKAKLPKRIKIEKDLFKTLKVKNVLNKILSNPNVCSKEWIWQQYDHTVMGDTIQKPGGDAGVVRVHGTNKAVAASVDSSAVYCWAHPLSGGKQIVCESWRNLISVGAKPIAITNCLNFGSPENEENMGEFVECVQGLGEASAYLEFPVVSGNVSFYNQTKDIGIKPTPAIGGVGLIKDYQDMVTMDLKEADNVLLVIGKTEGHLDQSLFARDILNEKNGPPPEINLFNEKNNGETILKLIDKKYIKSAHDVSLGGIITALSKMCIKGKKGATLKKPNYLINQFEYLFGEDQGRYIAEISKDDLESATKILQENSVHFDELGSVIEDSLIIDDKTKVSIDDLIKSHTNWLTNYMDN
- the cimA gene encoding citramalate synthase, whose translation is MSKEQLYIFDTTLRDGAQTQGVDFSIDDKLKIALALDNLGIDYIEGGWPGANPTDTEFFQKKHSFNNAKLTSFGMTKRTGRSADNDPGLAALINSNTPAVCIVGKSWDFHVDIALGISNEENLENIKETAKHFVKENKEFMFDAEHFFDGYKANPNYALSCLKTAFDEGARWIVLCDTNGGTLPHEVTKIITEVSKTIPGKNLGIHAHNDTGNAVANSLAAVWSGVRQVQGTINGLGERCGNANLMSLIPTFFLKKDFATKFNLNIKPDNIKKLTECSRLLDEILNRKPNKHLPYVGAAAFSHKGGLHVSAVQKDPKTYEHINPEEVGNSRNIVVSDQSGKSNIISRLKTIGIEIKESDPKIKKLLDEVKDREFIGYSYDGADASFELLARRIISKIPRYILIKEYDVSVKKDSSGAIVSSAKAQLEVDGEKIMCTGEGNGPVNALDNAIRQNVDRLNKYSKYLKDLKLVDYKVRILNTGTEAITRVSIESTDSKGKNWFTIGVSANIIDASFKALVDSLDYKLFKDNAPASL